The DNA window TACGAATGTGAATGAACTCGCGCTCGTGGCTGGCCTGCCTCCAGCGTTGGTGGATCGCGCGCTGCCGTTCGTGACGGTGTTCAACGGATCGGCTGGCGTCGATGCCACGATCGCGGCCCCCGAGGTGATCGCTGCATTGCCCGGCAAGCCGTCGGACAATCCCGGCGGCGGGTCCGGCGAGCGATTTGCGCTGTCGAGCGATGCGTCTAGCGACGCATCCGCTCCGGCGTCCGACGGCGCGATGAAGGCAAAGAGCTCGTCCTACCGGATCGAGGCCACGATCAATTTCAGCAACGGCCGCCGTACCGCGTCGGAAGTGGCGATCGCGCTCGGCGACAAGGCTGAACCATACCGCGTGCTGTCCTGGCAGGATGACGTGGAGCCCAGCCGCAGCGTGCGGAAACGCAGGGGCGTATGATGGGCATGATTTCCGAGTTCCAGCAGCTGTTCGGCGAATGGATTGCGGCCGTGACCGGCGCCGCCGATGCGGCTGCTGGCCAATTCATCCGCTCGCGGCGGATACTGCTCGAGGAAGGTGACGACGACGTGTTCACGGCCAGGACAATCGCGGCGAAAAAGGCCCCGGCGCTGCCCGACCTGGTCTTTCGCCTCGATAGCGGTAGGCCGCAGCCGCCGTTGCCGGCGGACTGGAAGGCGGCGTTTCGCGGCAGCCGTGTCGAAGCGCAGGTGCAATCCGGTCATGTCATGACGTGCCTGCTCGACTTCCCGAGCAAGGCCGGTGATTTTCTTGACGGCATGGTCAGGACGCAGATCGATCGTCTGACGCCCTGGACCGCCAATGACGCGGTATTCGGCTGGAGCCCGCCGACGCCCGCGGCGAACGACCGGATCGACGTGATCTTCGCCGCGACATCCAAGCTGAAGGTGCAGCCTCTGCTCCAGTACGCGCAAGCGCTGGATGTGGCCTCTGTTGCCATATATGCCACGGCTTCGCTGGGTGACGGAGCATCCGCCCGGATCAAGCTGCTCGACCAGCCGTGGCGAAGCGCAATCGGGACGACGAGGATACCGCTTCTTCTGCGTGCCATTCTGCTCTCCGCCGGCGTTGCCGCTGCGGCGTCGCTGTTGATCTCTACCTATCTCGGGAGTTCCCTCCAGTCGCAACAGGGCGAGTTGCAGCGGCAGCTTTCGCAGCGCCGCGCCGCGTTGCGCCTCGATCCGAATTCCACCGGATCGGGTCTTGGCCTGCTGGCGAAGCGCAAGCAGGCGACCCCATCCAGCGTCGTGGTGCTGGAGGCCATCTCCCGCGTGTTGCCCGACAGCACTTATGTAACGGAGCTGCGGATCGACGGCGACAAGGTCCAGGTCGTAGGCATGACGCAGGATGCGCCATCCCTCATCAGCCTGATGGAGCAGTCCCCGCAATTCACCCGCGCCACCTTCTTCGCGCCGACCACGCGCGCGGCGAACGAGCCGGGCGAGCGTTTCCATATCGAAGCCCATATCACAGCCTATTTTGGATCCGGCACGTGAGCGCCTACGCTGCATCGAGAAAAGCCATCACCACGTCGCCCATGGTGGCGACAGCGGTCTACGTCGGTCTGGTGAGTGCGCTGCTGTTCGTCACGGTGACGTCGATCGCTGGTGTCCTCGACCAGCGCAGCCAGGTGGCGGCGTCGTCGGCCATGCTGGAGCTGCTTGAGGGGCGCAGACCCGCCGCCGCTGGCGGCTCGTCCGGTAACGTGACGATGCCGGCGGGCTCGGCCTATCTCGAGGGTGCGACCGTGACCGTCGCGGGCGCAACGCTGCTGCAGCGCGTGTCCGAAGCGGTCGCGAAATTCGGCGGCAACGTGCTGTCGACCCAGCTCGATCTGCAAGGCACGCCGTCAAAGACCGGGTTTCTGAGCATGATTGCCAGCTGCGAGATCGAGCAGCCTCAATTGCAGCAATTACTCTACGACCTTGAAGCCGGGATGCCTTTCCTGTTCATCGATCAACTCGTGGTCCAGACTCCGACCGCTGCGTCCGGCCCGGGAAGCGGGAAGTTGCGAATCCTGCTGACGGTGTCGGGGCAATGGCGAGGTGCCAAATGAGGCGCGGCTTCACGATCGGTCTCACTTTTCTGGCGTTGTCGGTCCATGACGTCGCGTCGGCCGCCGCTGTGTCCAGCGATGCGCTGGATGCCGACCTCGGCGACGAGGCACGGCCCAACAGGCCGCCGGCAGTATCTTCCACTCCGGCCGAGCCGGTTACGGCCGTGCGCGTCGTCGCGCCGCCGGGCTCGCCGGCGCGGACGCCAAGCGCCAACCCACTATGGGCCGTGCCGCTCAGTCAATTCTCGGTCACGCGCGACCGTCCAATTTTTTCGCCCTCCCGCCGTCCGCCGCCAGCTGCGATCGCCGCCGAACCAGTGGTTGCCAAGTCGCCGCCGCGAAAAATCGAGCCTCCCCAGCTTTCTCTGGTCGGCACCATCGCCAGCGACGACGAAGGTTTCGGGATTTTCCTTGACCAGTCGACGAAAGCCGCGCTGCGGCTGAAACTCGGCGAGAATCATCAGGGCTGGAAACTACGCGCGATCCGGGGCGGTGAGGTGACCATGGAGAAGGGTGAACACGAAGCTGTGCTGGCATTGCCGCAGCCGGGCGGCGGCCAGCCGACCAGCGAGGTCCATCCGCTGCCAGTGAGCGCGATCGAGAGGCCGGTGGCTTCGCGGCGATGATCTGTCCTTTCGTTGATCCGGCGCGAGTGTTAGAGCGCGCCGAGGAATTGCTGCGAGACGAATGTCAGTAGCAGGCCGATGGCCAGAAAGGGTCCGAACGGCAAGGATGTCTGCCGTGTCATGTCTCGCCCGGCCAGTTGCAAGCCGCCGGCTGCGACGAGCGCCGTCAGCGTGGCGATCAGCAACAGCGTAGGCATCCCGGCGACACCGATCCACAGTCCCGCAGCGGCAAGGAACTTGACGTCCCCGAGGCCAAGACCCTGAATTTTTCGTAGCACGAAATACAATCGTCGCAGCAGCCAGAAGATTAGTCCGATGGCTGCGCCTTCACATGCGGCTTCGATGCCGGCCGCGCTGCCGCCGGCAATGACGGCTTTCACCAGTCCGAGGCCGGCGATGGACAGGTTCAAGCCGTCCGGAATGATGCCGCGACGAATATCGATCAGCGCCAGTGCGCGGCATAGCAGGCAAAGCGCCGCGAAGAACCCCAAAAGACGCAGCGTTTCGGTGTCTATGATCATGCGAGCCTTGCCAGAGAACGACGAATGAGTCGGTACGAGACGGCCGGAGCTACGACCATATCGGCCTTATGACAAGGAATACGCACGGTCCTTGAAGAAACTATTTTTGTCGCGAACAGGCAACGCAAATTGCTGCGCAATTTTTTTTCGGCCGATTTATTTCCGCAGCAAATCGTTTTTATTCCATGAAAAGCGCGACGCGAAACGATCCCGTCACAAAACGGCAAACAGAATTTACAATATTGCACGCCGGTAGCTGCCATGTTTTGCGACGGTCGCGGGTTTGTCGTCGCCGGGAATTTTTGTGACGATGATCCATGTGAGAGTAGCGGTGTGTCTTGCGATGCTGGGACTTGGCATGCGCACGGCGAGCGCCGCACCGCTTGATGTCGCGGCGGAGGATTATCGGCCTTACATGATTGACGGCATCGGCCAGGCACTGGCGGGTGCCCGTGAATTGCGTGAGCGCGCCGCTGCCGGGGATTTGAAGGGCGCGAAGAAGGCCTGGATTTCCGCCCGCTCCGGATGGGAGCGTTCGGAAGTGTTCACGGCGGGCTTTGTTCCCGAACTCGACGCCCAGATCGATGCGTGGCCGAATGCCGACAGCGGCTTCCATGCCATCGAGGCTGAGCTGTTTGGCGCCGGTCTTACTGATGTCGATGGCGATGCCAAAGCGCTTGTCGGGCATCTGGACAGCCTTCACGACAGGCTTCGCGACATACCGCTCACGCCGCAGGGCATCTTGGACGGCACCGTGCGGCTGGCCTATGAGGTCGGCGAGAGTAAAGCTGACGGTGGTGAATCGCGCATCAGCGGCACTTCGCTCGACGACATGCGCAATAACGTCGCCGGCATCGATTTCGCCTACCATACGATTTTCGCGCCCGCGCTCAGGACCGCCGACGCCAGGCTCGCCGGCGCGGTGGATGCAAGGATCGAACAACTCAGGGCGATCGTAGCGGCGCCCGATCTGCAACACGTCGATGTCTCCGCCCTGCGACGCGCCAGCGAGGAACTGGTGATCACGCTGCAGGGGGCGTCCGACAAATTGGGATTGCGGCGCTCGACGCTGGAGGCCGCATCGCAATGATCCTCCGCCGCTCATTCATCGCTGCTCTGGTGCCCGGACTTCTGGTCGCGGGCTTTTACGGGCGCGTCATGGCTTTTCCGGTCGACGGCGATCAGACGACATTGCCCGCAAAAACCGAACTCAACGAAGACGCGCTCGACAAGCCACGCGAAGTATTCCGGTCTGACATC is part of the Bradyrhizobium erythrophlei genome and encodes:
- a CDS encoding EfeM/EfeO family lipoprotein; the encoded protein is MIHVRVAVCLAMLGLGMRTASAAPLDVAAEDYRPYMIDGIGQALAGARELRERAAAGDLKGAKKAWISARSGWERSEVFTAGFVPELDAQIDAWPNADSGFHAIEAELFGAGLTDVDGDAKALVGHLDSLHDRLRDIPLTPQGILDGTVRLAYEVGESKADGGESRISGTSLDDMRNNVAGIDFAYHTIFAPALRTADARLAGAVDARIEQLRAIVAAPDLQHVDVSALRRASEELVITLQGASDKLGLRRSTLEAASQ
- the gspM gene encoding type II secretion system protein GspM, producing the protein MSAYAASRKAITTSPMVATAVYVGLVSALLFVTVTSIAGVLDQRSQVAASSAMLELLEGRRPAAAGGSSGNVTMPAGSAYLEGATVTVAGATLLQRVSEAVAKFGGNVLSTQLDLQGTPSKTGFLSMIASCEIEQPQLQQLLYDLEAGMPFLFIDQLVVQTPTAASGPGSGKLRILLTVSGQWRGAK
- a CDS encoding prepilin peptidase, which translates into the protein MIIDTETLRLLGFFAALCLLCRALALIDIRRGIIPDGLNLSIAGLGLVKAVIAGGSAAGIEAACEGAAIGLIFWLLRRLYFVLRKIQGLGLGDVKFLAAAGLWIGVAGMPTLLLIATLTALVAAGGLQLAGRDMTRQTSLPFGPFLAIGLLLTFVSQQFLGAL
- a CDS encoding PilN domain-containing protein is translated as MGMISEFQQLFGEWIAAVTGAADAAAGQFIRSRRILLEEGDDDVFTARTIAAKKAPALPDLVFRLDSGRPQPPLPADWKAAFRGSRVEAQVQSGHVMTCLLDFPSKAGDFLDGMVRTQIDRLTPWTANDAVFGWSPPTPAANDRIDVIFAATSKLKVQPLLQYAQALDVASVAIYATASLGDGASARIKLLDQPWRSAIGTTRIPLLLRAILLSAGVAAAASLLISTYLGSSLQSQQGELQRQLSQRRAALRLDPNSTGSGLGLLAKRKQATPSSVVVLEAISRVLPDSTYVTELRIDGDKVQVVGMTQDAPSLISLMEQSPQFTRATFFAPTTRAANEPGERFHIEAHITAYFGSGT